A DNA window from Methanobrevibacter sp. contains the following coding sequences:
- a CDS encoding Mur ligase family protein, whose protein sequence is MNYLVVGAGNASRPVARLLNYLGHDVVVTDLKDISEFKIEFQRSLIEMEKEGVTLDMPNKDPSTDGFDAVYMPPTLPDSAPIAQKIQKSNLKILTNEDFSKIVNDLIPVDIIGITGTMGKTTTTFITTSLFKQAGYKVWSCSSLVNNLVSEAIIDGIVKGKSEECDIAIFELPHGTIGLLDRLDIKIGLLTNIAEDHLSEFGGSLEKYQQRKLVLEAMSETFISNNSCRDIIEKVRSDAIFYALGEDVDFKGSVGDKSLTIEYGENEFTTPFSMMSYFFENSVAASAVALTYGIGKEDIIDALTEFKGLPAHMEDVGDYNGRKVILDSAFLYDGMKITLDYFKDESVVLFLDHFDTLSVRDKEEVGQLISGYDIKVVIASGFNEVTQCVELDAAQKILDAVSNPNIEKVAVENIEKAAELTFKYSEPGDIILHMGPLIAYDRLTTVDKIIKGLEKGSKKYE, encoded by the coding sequence ATGAATTATTTAGTTGTTGGCGCGGGAAATGCTAGCAGGCCCGTTGCAAGATTATTGAATTATTTAGGCCATGATGTTGTAGTAACAGATTTAAAAGACATTTCTGAATTTAAAATTGAATTTCAACGAAGTTTAATTGAGATGGAAAAAGAAGGAGTTACTTTAGACATGCCTAATAAAGATCCTTCAACAGATGGCTTTGATGCGGTTTATATGCCTCCTACTTTGCCGGATTCCGCTCCGATAGCTCAAAAGATTCAGAAATCCAACTTAAAGATTCTAACCAATGAGGATTTCTCCAAAATAGTAAATGACCTGATTCCAGTTGACATTATTGGTATTACTGGAACCATGGGAAAAACCACAACAACATTTATTACAACCAGCTTATTTAAACAGGCAGGATATAAAGTATGGTCCTGTTCGTCTCTTGTAAACAATTTAGTTTCAGAAGCCATTATTGATGGTATTGTTAAAGGCAAATCCGAAGAATGTGATATAGCCATTTTTGAACTTCCTCATGGAACTATTGGTCTTTTGGATAGGCTGGATATTAAAATAGGTCTTTTAACTAATATTGCAGAAGACCATTTATCCGAGTTTGGGGGATCTCTTGAAAAATACCAGCAACGTAAATTGGTGCTTGAAGCTATGAGTGAAACTTTCATTTCAAATAACTCTTGCAGAGATATTATTGAAAAAGTCCGTAGCGACGCAATATTCTATGCCCTCGGAGAAGATGTCGATTTTAAAGGTAGCGTTGGGGACAAATCACTGACTATTGAATATGGGGAAAATGAATTTACAACACCATTTTCCATGATGAGCTATTTTTTTGAAAACTCTGTTGCGGCATCTGCTGTTGCATTAACTTATGGCATTGGTAAAGAAGATATAATTGATGCTTTAACTGAATTTAAAGGATTGCCGGCACACATGGAAGATGTTGGGGATTATAACGGCAGGAAAGTTATTCTTGATTCCGCATTTCTATATGATGGAATGAAAATAACTCTGGATTACTTTAAAGATGAAAGTGTCGTATTATTCCTTGATCATTTTGATACATTGTCTGTAAGGGATAAAGAAGAGGTAGGTCAGCTAATCAGCGGTTATGATATTAAAGTTGTTATAGCTAGCGGATTTAACGAAGTTACACAATGTGTTGAACTGGATGCTGCACAAAAGATTTTAGATGCTGTATCAAACCCTAATATTGAAAAAGTGGCTGTTGAGAATATAGAAAAGGCTGCCGAACTGACTTTTAAATATTCCGAACCTGGAGACATCATTTTACATATGGGGCCGCTTATTGCGTATGACAGGCTGACAACTGTTGATAAAATTATTAAAGGACTTGAAAAAGGAAGTAAAAAATATGAATAA
- a CDS encoding DEAD/DEAH box helicase: MGSYINHPLLKKDTIESRLYQQILAGDVLKKGNTMVVAPTALGKTIVAVLVSADRLQKVKNSKILVLAPSKPLAIQHEASFKDFFTLPCTSLTGAIKPEERVKRWEESRIICATPQTVESDLLNGRYDLSDVSLVVFDECHHAVGSYSYVYLASRYIRESKFNLILGLTASPGSDKLKIKEICENLYIQNIVVKTEDDSDVKPYFNPVEIEWVRVKMSSELEKIKKHIDKALKVRLKALKNMDIIRTVSVGKVDVLNARNNVQGEIARSTNPDKDLFQAISILSAVINIQHSQELIETQGVQTFNKYVARLRKKKTKAAKSLMWDDNFGRAAKMARDAEKHGWEHPKLKEITNIIKKELGEESGQVKLKTSRFDDKSDENASKIIVFTQYRDTLEMIHKKLESEGIKSAKFFGQASKDGEKGLTQKQQKAIIKSFKIGEYDVLLSTSVAEEGIDIPAVDLVILYEPVPSEVRMIQRRGRTGRKRTGRVKVLITNGTKDEAYYWSSINKESRMRNQLIDKDVLDELNASAVERMENERHVKVIERPKKENNFPVVYADSREGNSKVIRHLTEMEIDVKVHSMAVADYQVSDEVAIERKTTKDFVDSIIDKRLFKQASELSEEFKRPLLILEGDGLYNGMVNPNAIRGSLASIAIDFGISIIPTRNAQDTAAMIKRIAVREQGGERAPIQLRTDKKPLSLLEQQLFIVESLPNIGPVNAKNLLSHFGTVGNIINASESELQEVEGIGKKTANDIRKVIDSKYLYFQKEISEKRLL; the protein is encoded by the coding sequence ATGGGCAGTTATATTAATCATCCTTTATTGAAAAAAGACACAATCGAATCAAGATTATACCAACAGATTCTTGCCGGTGATGTCTTAAAAAAAGGTAATACTATGGTTGTTGCACCTACTGCATTAGGTAAAACTATCGTTGCAGTTTTGGTATCGGCAGACAGATTGCAAAAAGTCAAAAATTCTAAAATATTGGTTCTGGCTCCATCTAAACCTTTGGCAATACAGCATGAGGCAAGTTTTAAAGATTTTTTTACTCTTCCATGCACTTCATTAACAGGAGCCATTAAACCTGAAGAAAGAGTTAAAAGATGGGAAGAATCAAGAATAATCTGTGCAACGCCGCAAACTGTCGAATCTGACTTATTAAATGGTCGGTATGATTTAAGTGATGTGTCATTAGTCGTTTTTGATGAATGTCATCATGCTGTCGGATCTTATTCTTATGTTTATCTTGCTTCCCGTTATATACGGGAATCTAAATTTAATTTGATTTTGGGTCTTACCGCTTCGCCGGGTTCTGATAAACTTAAAATTAAGGAAATCTGTGAAAATTTATACATTCAGAATATTGTTGTTAAAACAGAAGACGATTCTGATGTAAAACCTTACTTTAATCCTGTTGAAATCGAATGGGTTAGGGTAAAAATGAGCAGTGAACTTGAAAAAATTAAAAAACACATTGACAAGGCTTTAAAAGTCAGACTTAAAGCTTTAAAGAATATGGATATTATCAGAACCGTATCTGTTGGTAAAGTGGATGTCTTAAATGCAAGAAATAATGTTCAAGGTGAAATTGCAAGATCAACTAATCCTGATAAAGACCTGTTCCAGGCTATTTCAATATTAAGTGCTGTTATTAATATCCAGCACTCTCAAGAGTTAATTGAAACTCAGGGCGTTCAAACTTTCAATAAATATGTTGCAAGACTTCGTAAAAAGAAAACTAAAGCTGCTAAATCCTTGATGTGGGATGACAATTTTGGCCGGGCAGCTAAAATGGCGAGAGACGCTGAAAAACATGGATGGGAACATCCTAAATTAAAAGAAATTACAAATATTATCAAAAAAGAATTAGGCGAAGAAAGCGGTCAGGTTAAACTTAAAACATCTCGTTTTGATGATAAGAGCGATGAAAATGCATCTAAAATCATTGTATTTACACAATACCGAGATACTTTAGAAATGATTCATAAAAAGCTTGAAAGTGAAGGAATCAAGTCAGCTAAATTTTTTGGTCAGGCATCAAAGGATGGTGAAAAAGGCCTGACTCAAAAACAACAAAAGGCCATTATCAAATCCTTTAAAATTGGAGAGTATGATGTTTTGCTCTCAACTAGTGTGGCTGAGGAGGGTATTGATATTCCTGCTGTTGATTTGGTTATATTGTATGAGCCTGTTCCGTCTGAAGTGCGTATGATTCAGCGTCGTGGAAGGACCGGCCGTAAAAGAACAGGCCGTGTGAAAGTATTAATTACAAATGGAACAAAGGATGAAGCTTATTACTGGTCCAGCATCAATAAAGAAAGTCGCATGAGAAACCAGCTCATTGATAAGGATGTGCTTGATGAGTTAAATGCTTCTGCTGTTGAGCGCATGGAAAATGAAAGGCATGTTAAAGTAATTGAAAGGCCTAAAAAAGAAAACAATTTTCCTGTTGTTTATGCAGATTCACGTGAAGGAAATTCTAAGGTAATCAGACATCTGACTGAAATGGAAATTGATGTTAAGGTTCATTCAATGGCTGTTGCGGATTATCAGGTAAGTGATGAAGTGGCTATCGAGAGGAAAACCACTAAAGATTTCGTAGATTCAATTATTGATAAAAGACTCTTTAAACAGGCCAGTGAGCTATCTGAGGAATTCAAACGTCCTTTGCTGATTCTCGAAGGAGATGGTCTGTATAATGGTATGGTCAATCCTAATGCAATTCGAGGTTCACTTGCTTCAATTGCAATTGATTTTGGTATTAGCATTATTCCAACAAGAAACGCTCAAGATACGGCGGCTATGATTAAAAGAATTGCTGTTCGTGAACAAGGTGGTGAAAGAGCACCGATTCAACTTAGAACAGATAAAAAACCTCTCAGTCTTTTAGAACAACAGCTATTCATTGTTGAATCCCTGCCGAATATTGGACCGGTCAATGCTAAAAATTTACTGTCTCACTTCGGAACTGTGGGAAATATAATTAATGCAAGTGAAAGCGAGCTTCAGGAAGTTGAAGGCATTGGTAAAAAAACAGCCAATGATATAAGAAAGGTCATTGATTCAAAATATTTATATTTCCAAAAAGAAATTAGTGAAAAAAGACTTCTCTAG
- a CDS encoding aconitase X catalytic domain-containing protein — translation MFLTKKEEQMCDGEFGETIRKSMDILVALGDIYGASKLVDITSAQVSGVSYKTIGDAGLEYLEDLARDGSGKATINASLNPPGTDLDNWKELGFPEEFAVKQNKIVDAYANLGIYKTCTCTPYLVGNVPRFRDHVSWSESSAVAFVNSVIGARTNREGGPAALAAAIVGKTPLYGFHLDKNRKANLIVDVNCKLSGADFGALGYIIGKFVGGGVPYFKLQNTPDNNDLKTLGAALASSGSVALYHVENVTPEYNVSGKDDVEDIMPISQKEINETRQKLSTTDKEPDLICLGCPHASLDEIKQVANIVKGKTIKNKLWICTSVSVKATADRMGYTGIIENSGGNIVCDTCMVVAPIEEMGFEVIGVNSAKAANYVPSMCGLDVVYNDVENLIHFE, via the coding sequence ATGTTTTTAACAAAAAAAGAAGAACAGATGTGTGATGGGGAGTTTGGAGAAACTATTAGAAAAAGCATGGATATCTTAGTTGCTTTGGGAGATATTTATGGCGCTTCAAAATTGGTTGACATAACTTCTGCACAGGTATCTGGCGTCTCATATAAAACTATTGGAGATGCCGGTTTAGAATATCTTGAAGATTTGGCTCGTGATGGTTCAGGAAAAGCCACTATTAACGCTTCTTTAAACCCTCCGGGTACTGATTTAGATAATTGGAAAGAGTTAGGTTTTCCGGAAGAATTTGCTGTTAAGCAAAATAAAATCGTAGATGCTTATGCAAATCTTGGAATTTATAAGACATGTACCTGTACTCCTTATTTGGTAGGTAACGTTCCAAGATTTAGAGACCATGTTTCCTGGTCTGAATCATCTGCTGTGGCATTTGTTAATTCTGTCATCGGCGCTAGAACTAATCGTGAAGGTGGTCCTGCAGCATTGGCAGCAGCCATTGTTGGCAAAACTCCATTATATGGTTTCCACTTAGATAAAAATAGAAAAGCTAATTTAATTGTCGATGTTAATTGCAAACTCAGCGGAGCTGATTTCGGGGCGTTAGGTTACATTATTGGTAAGTTTGTTGGTGGAGGCGTTCCGTACTTTAAATTACAGAATACTCCTGACAATAATGATTTAAAAACTTTAGGTGCGGCACTTGCATCTTCAGGTTCAGTTGCACTTTACCATGTGGAAAATGTAACTCCTGAATATAATGTTTCAGGTAAAGATGATGTTGAAGATATAATGCCGATTTCTCAAAAAGAGATTAATGAAACTCGTCAAAAGTTATCAACTACTGATAAGGAACCTGATTTGATTTGTTTGGGTTGTCCTCATGCATCACTTGATGAAATTAAACAGGTGGCTAACATCGTCAAAGGAAAAACCATTAAAAATAAATTATGGATTTGCACATCAGTTAGCGTAAAAGCAACAGCTGACAGAATGGGTTATACCGGGATTATTGAAAATTCTGGTGGAAACATTGTATGCGACACTTGTATGGTTGTTGCTCCTATTGAGGAAATGGGCTTTGAAGTAATCGGTGTAAATTCAGCAAAAGCGGCAAACTATGTTCCATCAATGTGCGGACTTGATGTTGTTTATAATGATGTGGAAAATTTAATTCATTTCGAATAA
- a CDS encoding DHH family phosphoesterase — MLNRASEASDMLKEHIEKNDVIRIISHNDADGISSAAVIANALAEEDVQFHTTIIPRLKQDIVNQLRHEKYDLFIFSDMGSQFIKEFNSFKHDVIVADHHQINDTEAESNVVHINPHLFGIDGSKDLCGAGSSYLAVRDLDKKHLAYFALIGAFGDMQYHGEFSGVNKLIVDDALESGTMEIHEGLKIVSKASEPIFKSLTYTFSPPLPKISGDLEGAREFLERMNLSYGIKFTDMEDEEKDLLKDALVSINPNILGDCYTIPKEVPLLRDLEEYSYILDACGKNKKQGLGLSIALGERNQALDTAVKLQRQYRDQIVKGLEWVKKQGAEQLNSIQFLYSEDKVLKSVMGTIASIGLSVELLDDSKPVIGLSRLHNDIKISGRTTREMVERGVDLGKALQDSSNNFGGSGGGHDIAAGAMIPYKDKDNFLHLVDEMVEYQLTND, encoded by the coding sequence TTGTTAAATAGAGCTAGTGAAGCTAGTGATATGCTTAAGGAGCATATCGAAAAAAACGATGTTATCAGAATTATTTCTCATAACGATGCTGATGGAATATCCTCAGCAGCAGTCATAGCCAATGCTTTAGCTGAAGAGGATGTTCAGTTCCACACTACAATTATTCCGCGTCTTAAGCAGGATATTGTAAATCAGCTAAGGCATGAAAAATATGATCTATTCATATTTTCAGACATGGGAAGTCAGTTTATTAAGGAATTTAATTCATTTAAACATGATGTTATTGTTGCAGACCACCATCAAATTAATGATACCGAAGCAGAAAGTAATGTTGTTCATATAAACCCTCATCTGTTTGGAATTGATGGCAGTAAGGATTTATGCGGAGCAGGCTCAAGTTATTTGGCTGTTCGCGATCTTGATAAAAAACATTTGGCATATTTTGCTTTAATCGGTGCATTTGGTGATATGCAATATCATGGTGAATTCAGTGGTGTAAATAAGCTTATTGTTGATGATGCTCTTGAAAGCGGAACTATGGAAATTCATGAAGGATTAAAAATAGTTTCTAAAGCATCTGAACCGATTTTCAAATCTTTAACCTACACTTTTTCACCGCCTCTTCCTAAAATCAGCGGGGATTTGGAAGGAGCTCGGGAATTTTTAGAACGCATGAACTTATCTTACGGAATCAAGTTCACCGATATGGAAGATGAAGAAAAGGATCTATTAAAAGATGCTCTTGTATCCATCAATCCTAATATATTGGGGGACTGTTATACAATTCCAAAGGAAGTGCCTCTATTGCGTGATCTTGAAGAGTATTCCTATATTCTCGATGCTTGCGGCAAAAATAAAAAACAGGGTTTAGGTTTAAGCATTGCACTTGGTGAACGTAATCAGGCTCTTGATACTGCTGTAAAACTGCAACGCCAATATCGTGACCAGATTGTTAAAGGTTTGGAATGGGTTAAAAAGCAAGGTGCAGAACAACTCAACAGCATTCAATTTTTATACTCTGAAGATAAGGTATTAAAATCTGTAATGGGCACTATTGCAAGTATTGGTTTGTCAGTTGAACTATTGGATGATTCAAAACCGGTCATAGGCCTTTCAAGACTTCATAATGATATTAAAATCTCAGGCAGAACCACTCGTGAAATGGTTGAAAGAGGAGTTGATTTAGGTAAGGCATTGCAGGACTCTTCAAATAACTTCGGGGGCTCTGGCGGGGGTCATGATATCGCTGCAGGTGCTATGATTCCTTATAAGGATAAAGACAATTTCCTGCACTTAGTTGATGAAATGGTTGAATATCAATTAACTAATGATTAA
- a CDS encoding Mur ligase family protein, whose amino-acid sequence MNKNKTFGVIGVCGANGNLIARILKQRGYDVIGTDLSFKKDCRFAKSLEGYDIEVFYGKAPEAFFKKADYIIPPASLSKDDDLFKKVDKPIVELFDVIDMIKSEKPVFGITGTNGKTTSTTLLKKIAYDNGIKPCEHDLDGMQGNAEFIPILQSRLDGDVGILEVGTFGVSGTVGRIVKDTSMSSGLITNITPDHLKDLGSFMDYANVKGEFISELGLGQLIVNGQDPTIMGLLRELDFKGEVITFGVDELPESIGMKECVCGEEIAVKEIISGCGYYFCKCGLTTPQVDYIATNIDLKNRTFDLHTPNEKLTVKMGIDGLHNVYNLTGVIIAAHKFLDLPYDKILPSIASFDGVSGRMEEVGKVNGKDIYVDYAHNPAGVETVLKEFKKLFGDFTTVITVSSESGYEGDIDIFNSVLKFSKFIVPASVASQKIAVEKLKANSKLNDRIFLNHVDNFKKTGTLGASQEEVRDGLKKALNLDCEMVIAIGEAATKFKDVVSDL is encoded by the coding sequence ATGAATAAAAATAAAACCTTTGGCGTTATTGGTGTTTGCGGTGCAAACGGAAATTTAATAGCCAGAATCCTTAAACAAAGAGGATATGATGTTATTGGAACTGATTTGTCATTTAAAAAGGATTGTCGTTTTGCCAAATCATTAGAAGGTTATGATATTGAAGTATTTTATGGAAAAGCTCCTGAGGCCTTTTTCAAAAAAGCGGATTATATAATTCCTCCTGCAAGTTTGTCAAAAGATGATGATTTATTTAAAAAAGTAGACAAGCCAATTGTTGAATTGTTTGATGTTATTGACATGATTAAATCTGAAAAACCAGTATTCGGAATAACAGGCACTAACGGTAAAACAACATCAACCACATTGCTTAAAAAAATTGCTTACGATAATGGAATTAAACCATGCGAGCATGATTTAGATGGTATGCAGGGAAATGCGGAGTTTATACCTATTTTACAATCCCGACTTGATGGGGATGTTGGAATTCTTGAAGTCGGAACATTTGGTGTTTCTGGCACTGTTGGAAGAATAGTTAAAGATACTTCAATGTCTTCAGGATTAATTACCAATATCACTCCGGACCATTTAAAAGACCTTGGAAGTTTTATGGATTATGCTAATGTTAAAGGAGAGTTTATTTCAGAATTGGGCCTTGGTCAGTTAATTGTAAATGGGCAGGATCCAACAATAATGGGACTTTTAAGAGAACTTGATTTTAAAGGAGAAGTAATTACCTTTGGTGTTGATGAACTTCCGGAATCCATCGGCATGAAAGAATGCGTATGCGGGGAAGAGATTGCAGTTAAAGAAATAATTTCAGGTTGTGGTTATTATTTCTGCAAATGCGGGCTGACAACTCCTCAAGTGGATTATATTGCAACCAATATCGATTTAAAAAATAGAACTTTTGATTTGCACACTCCAAATGAAAAATTAACAGTTAAAATGGGTATTGATGGACTTCACAATGTATACAATTTAACTGGAGTCATTATTGCAGCTCATAAATTCTTGGACTTGCCTTATGATAAAATTTTACCTTCAATTGCTAGTTTTGATGGTGTTAGTGGAAGGATGGAAGAAGTAGGCAAGGTTAATGGTAAAGATATTTATGTTGATTACGCTCATAATCCTGCAGGTGTGGAAACTGTTTTAAAGGAATTTAAAAAGTTATTCGGTGATTTTACTACTGTTATTACAGTATCATCTGAATCTGGTTATGAAGGGGATATTGATATATTCAATAGTGTTTTAAAATTCTCAAAATTCATTGTTCCGGCTTCTGTAGCATCTCAAAAAATAGCCGTTGAGAAACTAAAAGCAAATTCTAAATTAAACGATAGAATCTTTTTAAATCATGTTGATAATTTTAAAAAAACCGGAACTCTTGGAGCTTCACAAGAAGAAGTAAGAGACGGTTTAAAGAAAGCTTTAAATTTAGATTGTGAAATGGTAATTGCTATTGGCGAAGCCGCCACAAAATTTAAAGATGTAGTTTCAGATTTATAA
- a CDS encoding PINc/VapC family ATPase — MKCIIPDTSAVIIGAVSEILEKEDLDYPEIIVPEAVVCELEHQANTNRSEGKKGLKELQKLQNLQYEGELSVSFKGKRPTNYDIKYAKSGEIDSIIRDLARSEMGTLLTNDKIQAETAKAQGIPVYYFKQEYKEKPLSIEKYFDEYTMSIHLKENVVPMAKKGTPGHVDFEILSEKPYSYRELNKIVEEILDKTKNDPKTYLESDKEGSFVVQSREYRISIAYPPFSEALEITAVRPVANISLNEYNLSEKLLNRIRTSAEGILISGSPGAGKSTFVQAIAKYYSSKLNKVVKTMESPRDLQLPDEITQYSPLEGSMENTADVLLLVRPDYTIYDELRKNSDFSIFADMRLAGVGMIGVVHATRPIDAIQRIASRVELGVIPSIVDTSIYIEDGRVTSVYETKMTVKVPTGMKEADLARPVIEVRDFETGELKNEIYTYGEQTIVMDMNLVNGSCDNETQKSSVDKIAEKEILRKIKKILPKKAKVDVEVISPERANIYIPEEFIPKIIGKNGKRIAEIEESIGIGLGVEVIESKPVNKSPIEVDIIHTNKQLILNLGRDNGRKNFDILIGDEYLLTATTSKKGEIKIKRGIELSDFIIEAIEMGLEIMAIRKM; from the coding sequence ATGAAATGCATAATACCCGACACAAGTGCCGTCATTATAGGTGCAGTAAGTGAAATACTTGAAAAAGAAGACTTGGATTATCCCGAAATTATAGTGCCGGAAGCAGTTGTCTGCGAACTTGAACACCAAGCAAATACCAATAGATCTGAAGGCAAGAAAGGTCTAAAAGAATTACAGAAATTACAGAACCTTCAATATGAAGGAGAATTGTCCGTTAGTTTTAAAGGAAAAAGACCAACAAATTATGATATCAAATATGCCAAAAGTGGGGAAATCGATAGCATCATACGGGATTTGGCAAGAAGCGAGATGGGAACTCTTCTTACAAACGATAAAATACAGGCTGAAACTGCCAAAGCTCAGGGAATTCCAGTTTATTATTTCAAACAGGAATATAAAGAGAAACCACTTTCAATCGAAAAATACTTTGATGAATATACCATGTCCATACATTTAAAGGAAAATGTTGTTCCAATGGCTAAAAAAGGAACACCCGGCCATGTGGATTTTGAGATATTAAGTGAAAAACCTTATTCATACAGAGAACTCAACAAGATTGTGGAGGAAATTCTGGATAAAACAAAAAATGATCCGAAAACCTATTTGGAAAGTGATAAAGAAGGTTCTTTTGTTGTTCAATCAAGAGAGTATCGGATTTCAATAGCTTATCCTCCATTTTCAGAAGCTTTGGAAATCACAGCAGTACGTCCTGTAGCCAATATTAGTTTAAATGAATACAATTTATCTGAAAAGTTATTAAACAGAATCAGGACCAGTGCCGAGGGAATATTAATCTCCGGTTCACCAGGAGCGGGCAAATCCACTTTTGTGCAGGCCATTGCAAAATATTATTCCTCAAAATTAAATAAAGTCGTAAAAACAATGGAATCCCCAAGAGATTTGCAACTTCCAGATGAAATTACACAATATTCTCCATTAGAAGGAAGTATGGAAAATACTGCAGATGTTCTGTTGCTTGTAAGGCCGGACTACACAATTTATGATGAACTTAGGAAAAACAGTGACTTCAGCATCTTTGCGGATATGAGATTAGCAGGTGTGGGAATGATTGGAGTTGTACATGCAACTCGTCCGATTGATGCAATTCAAAGAATAGCTTCAAGAGTGGAACTTGGAGTAATACCTTCAATCGTTGATACAAGTATTTATATTGAAGATGGCAGAGTTACAAGTGTTTATGAAACAAAAATGACTGTTAAAGTTCCAACCGGAATGAAAGAAGCTGACCTTGCAAGACCGGTTATTGAAGTTAGAGATTTTGAAACCGGCGAGCTTAAAAATGAAATTTACACATATGGTGAGCAAACCATTGTTATGGACATGAATCTAGTCAACGGCTCATGTGATAATGAAACACAAAAATCATCTGTTGACAAAATTGCTGAAAAAGAAATCTTAAGAAAAATTAAGAAGATTCTTCCTAAAAAAGCCAAAGTCGATGTTGAAGTAATATCTCCTGAAAGAGCGAATATCTATATCCCTGAAGAATTTATTCCAAAAATTATCGGCAAAAATGGTAAGAGAATTGCCGAGATTGAAGAGTCAATTGGAATAGGACTTGGAGTTGAGGTGATTGAAAGCAAACCTGTTAACAAATCCCCAATTGAAGTGGACATCATCCATACCAATAAACAGCTGATTTTAAATCTGGGCAGAGACAATGGAAGAAAAAATTTTGATATTTTAATAGGTGATGAATATTTACTTACCGCAACAACCTCTAAAAAAGGAGAAATAAAAATCAAAAGAGGAATTGAACTGTCCGATTTTATTATCGAAGCTATTGAAATGGGATTGGAAATAATGGCTATTAGGAAAATGTGA
- a CDS encoding 30S ribosomal protein S15: MARPEWVTYSDEEIEEMILKFNKEGKSTSEIGIVLRDQYGIPSVKDVTGERITQILKRNGQGGEYPEDLLNLIKRAVNIRDHLEENPKDLHSKRGLTIIESRIRRLASYYVNDGVLPEGWRYNPKEAALLVK, translated from the coding sequence ATGGCAAGACCAGAATGGGTAACTTATAGTGATGAAGAAATTGAAGAGATGATTTTAAAATTTAACAAAGAAGGTAAAAGTACTTCTGAAATAGGTATTGTATTAAGAGACCAATACGGAATTCCTTCTGTAAAAGATGTAACTGGTGAGAGAATCACTCAAATCTTAAAAAGAAACGGTCAAGGTGGAGAATACCCTGAAGATTTATTAAATTTAATTAAAAGAGCAGTTAACATTAGAGACCATTTAGAAGAAAATCCTAAAGATTTACACTCTAAAAGAGGTTTAACTATCATTGAATCCAGAATCAGAAGATTGGCTTCTTACTATGTAAATGATGGTGTATTACCTGAAGGATGGAGATATAATCCAAAAGAAGCAGCACTCCTTGTTAAATAG
- a CDS encoding sugar phosphate isomerase/epimerase has translation MKIGASTLAGIEDDLENTLEFIESLGMDYAELVHQYPFENIDIDLLDSFKLKYSIHSPFLDVNIASLQSQTRKNAVRQIKSSIDLANKIDGKAVVVHPGTTSFLADKYFKNEVINVSNESMVEIGKYGENLGVLTTFENMPIFDTMIYSNMEELHDFLKNNNLHMTLDIGHSQHAGYPANEMYFDSIKHVHIHDNFGDDDSHLALGEGSIDLKHIVNTLEKNNYDGIYIIEVNDYDSIKKSYQYMKNNF, from the coding sequence ATGAAAATTGGGGCATCCACACTAGCAGGAATTGAAGATGATTTGGAAAACACTTTGGAATTTATTGAAAGTTTAGGCATGGATTATGCTGAACTAGTACACCAGTATCCTTTTGAAAATATTGATATTGACTTATTAGACAGTTTCAAATTAAAATATTCCATTCATTCTCCATTTTTAGATGTTAATATTGCAAGTCTTCAAAGTCAAACTAGAAAAAATGCAGTCAGACAAATTAAATCATCGATTGATCTGGCAAATAAAATTGATGGAAAGGCAGTTGTGGTTCATCCGGGAACAACCTCCTTTTTAGCCGACAAATACTTTAAAAATGAGGTCATTAATGTTTCCAATGAATCGATGGTGGAAATTGGAAAATACGGAGAGAATTTGGGAGTGCTAACAACTTTTGAAAATATGCCCATATTTGATACTATGATTTATTCAAATATGGAGGAACTCCATGATTTTTTAAAAAATAATAATCTTCACATGACACTGGATATTGGTCACAGCCAACATGCAGGATATCCTGCAAATGAAATGTATTTTGATTCAATTAAACACGTACATATCCATGATAATTTTGGTGATGACGACTCACACCTTGCTTTAGGTGAAGGCTCTATTGATTTAAAACATATAGTAAATACTTTAGAGAAAAATAATTATGATGGCATCTATATCATTGAAGTAAATGACTATGATTCCATCAAAAAAAGTTATCAATACATGAAAAATAACTTCTAG